One Bombilactobacillus folatiphilus genomic window, TAGCACTAAAAACAACATCTTTTGCACCATAAATCTTTTTAGCAATAAGCTTAATTTTTTCTTCAACCGCCATCACATTTTGGTACAAAGGTTGAAAATGACTAGCAGATTGTTGATCAATTAAGGCCTGCGCTAATGTTAACGCACCGCGACCACCATCTTGATGAACAGTTACTGGATACGCTCGAACATTTAATTGTTGACATAATTTTTGCACCTGCAAAATTTCTTCAGGGATATCACTTGCAAATTGATTAATTGCCACATAAACCGGAATCCCAAAACGTTGCAAATTTTGAATATGGTGTTGCAAGTTACTAAAACCCTTGGTTAATGCCGCCAAATTAGGTTCGGTTAATTGGGCCTGTGTGACACCTCCATTGTATTTTAAAGCGCGCACAGTTGCGACCACAACAGCAGCATCAGGCGCTTTATCCAAACGAGGTGTTACAATATCCAAAAACTTTTCAGCACCTAAATCGGCACCAAAGCCTGCTTCCGTGAGTGCAAAATCGCCCAAACGCATCGCCAAATTGGTTGCAATTAAACTATTGCAGCCATGAGCAATATTAGCGAACGGTCCTCCGTGAATTAATACGGGCGTATGCTCCAATGTCTGCACCAAATTAGGCTTGATAGCATCTTTCAATAATAACGCCAAAGCTCCTTGTGCATCTAAATCACTGACAAAGACAGGTTGCTGTTGATACGTATATCCAATTAAAATTTTACCAATGCGGCACTTTAAGTCATTTAAATCTTGCGCCAAACACAAAATCGCCATTAACTCCGAGGCAACTGTAATCTGAAAATGTTCTTCACGGACGACACCAGAACTCCGACCGCCCATCCCAATGACTGTATTTCTCAAAGCACGGTCATTGACGTCTAAAGCTCTTCGCCAAGTAATTTGTCTCGGATCTAAATTCAATTGATTACCTTGTTGCAAATGATTATCAATTAACGCTGCCAAAGTATTAATCGCTGACGTCAAGGCATGCAAATCACCCGTAAAGTGTAAATTAATATCTTCCATCGGCACTACTTGGGCAAAGCCACCGCCAGCAGCCCCACCTTTCAACCCCATAACTGGTCCCAATGATGGTTCTCGCATGGCCACAATCGATTTTTGGTTTAATTGCCGCAACGCATCCGCCAACCCAATTAATACCGTGGATTTACCTTCCCCCATAGGAGTTGGACTCATCGCGGTCACCAAAATTAATTTTCCCAAAGGATTGTTACGTATTTTGGCTTGAGCTGTTGTCGTGATTTTGGCTTTAGTATTGCCATAATTTTCCAAATCTTCGGGCAATAAGCCAATTTGTTGCGCAACTTTTTGAATTAACCACATCTCTTGTTGTTCATTTTTTTGGGCAATTTCAATATCTGTCTGCATCTATTTCCTCCATTAACCAATAATCATTCTTAAATTTGACGTAATATTTTTTGGGATTTTTTGGATACTAGTAATTTGATAGGAAAATAGCCTTTATCTTTTAAAGTAATCACACACATATGTCGCTTCAAATTAATTTGTTGAATTTGCTGAAACGAAAA contains:
- a CDS encoding formate--tetrahydrofolate ligase, which gives rise to MQTDIEIAQKNEQQEMWLIQKVAQQIGLLPEDLENYGNTKAKITTTAQAKIRNNPLGKLILVTAMSPTPMGEGKSTVLIGLADALRQLNQKSIVAMREPSLGPVMGLKGGAAGGGFAQVVPMEDINLHFTGDLHALTSAINTLAALIDNHLQQGNQLNLDPRQITWRRALDVNDRALRNTVIGMGGRSSGVVREEHFQITVASELMAILCLAQDLNDLKCRIGKILIGYTYQQQPVFVSDLDAQGALALLLKDAIKPNLVQTLEHTPVLIHGGPFANIAHGCNSLIATNLAMRLGDFALTEAGFGADLGAEKFLDIVTPRLDKAPDAAVVVATVRALKYNGGVTQAQLTEPNLAALTKGFSNLQHHIQNLQRFGIPVYVAINQFASDIPEEILQVQKLCQQLNVRAYPVTVHQDGGRGALTLAQALIDQQSASHFQPLYQNVMAVEEKIKLIAKKIYGAKDVVFSAKAQKQMAEIESNQWSNLPICIAKTQYSFSDDPKVLGSPRDFTLHVQAVEAKLGAGFLVVLTGNVLTMPGLPAQPAALQMDINEQNQITGLF